In one window of Deltaproteobacteria bacterium DNA:
- the thiD gene encoding bifunctional hydroxymethylpyrimidine kinase/phosphomethylpyrimidine kinase, with product MTIAKALTIAGSDSGGGAGIQADLKTFMALGVYGTSVITAVTAQNTLGVQGVIELPPEFVAQQFDSVLSDIGTHAAKTGMLSSIPLVQTVSKKVREYKLEKFVVDPVMVAKGGHPLLREEARRVVAETLLPLALVVTPNLHEAGLLAGMDVITRTDMEEAARRIKALGPRYVVVKGGHLETEACDILFDGHALHAYEAQKLDTVCTHGAGCTFSAAMTAALAKGQDVQSAIATAKTFVSTAMAAGVLIGAGHAPLNHRAGFSA from the coding sequence ATGACCATCGCAAAAGCCCTAACGATTGCCGGTTCTGACAGCGGTGGTGGTGCGGGAATTCAAGCGGACCTGAAGACCTTTATGGCGCTCGGAGTCTACGGCACGAGTGTCATCACTGCCGTTACCGCGCAGAATACACTGGGAGTCCAAGGCGTCATTGAACTTCCGCCAGAGTTCGTCGCGCAACAGTTCGATAGCGTTTTGTCTGATATTGGCACCCATGCCGCGAAGACTGGCATGCTGTCTTCTATTCCACTTGTACAGACCGTGAGTAAGAAAGTGCGAGAATACAAGCTGGAAAAGTTCGTTGTCGACCCGGTGATGGTTGCGAAAGGTGGACATCCACTGCTTCGCGAAGAGGCGAGAAGAGTTGTGGCTGAAACCCTACTTCCTCTAGCACTCGTTGTGACTCCTAATCTCCATGAAGCTGGATTGCTCGCCGGGATGGACGTTATCACCCGCACAGACATGGAAGAAGCTGCACGCCGGATTAAGGCGCTCGGACCACGGTACGTGGTTGTAAAGGGCGGACACCTCGAAACCGAAGCGTGTGACATTTTGTTCGATGGTCACGCGCTTCATGCCTATGAAGCCCAGAAACTCGATACCGTTTGTACTCATGGTGCTGGGTGTACCTTCTCCGCCGCAATGACGGCAGCCCTGGCGAAAGGACAAGACGTACAATCCGCTATCGCAACGGCGAAAACCTTCGTCAGCACAGCGATGGCTGCTGGTGTCCTGATCGGTGCGGGACACGCTCCACTCAACCACCGAGCTGGGTTCTCCGCATAA
- a CDS encoding PHP domain-containing protein — MTVSGMRIDFHTHTTRGSADSNLDAFAMIGQAQKVGLEGLCITEHDNAWDDPKIDDYASERGVTLFRGIEVTTEWGHVGAFGLKQYVGGIYKVKELRRVINDVGGFLIANHPYRYKLDPRFQFIHKTPAIDANDPNSGANALEVLQYVDEIEVVNAACSEQENLYALSVAHHLGRKGIGGSDSHSANSLGAAVTVLERRVTTVRDLIDELKAGRYYPGHKLHIGQFQAFTHNNEDRR; from the coding sequence ATGACCGTGAGCGGCATGCGCATTGACTTCCATACTCATACCACCCGTGGCAGTGCGGATAGTAACCTTGATGCTTTCGCTATGATCGGCCAAGCGCAGAAGGTCGGGCTTGAAGGACTCTGTATCACTGAACATGATAACGCCTGGGATGACCCCAAGATTGACGACTACGCCAGCGAACGTGGAGTGACACTGTTTCGTGGTATCGAAGTCACTACCGAATGGGGACACGTGGGTGCGTTTGGCCTCAAGCAATACGTCGGTGGAATTTATAAGGTCAAAGAACTACGTCGTGTCATCAACGACGTTGGTGGTTTTCTCATCGCCAATCATCCGTATCGTTATAAACTTGATCCGCGTTTTCAGTTCATTCACAAAACACCTGCGATCGATGCCAATGATCCCAATTCAGGAGCTAATGCTCTAGAGGTGTTGCAGTATGTAGATGAAATCGAGGTTGTGAACGCCGCCTGCTCTGAGCAAGAAAATCTGTATGCGCTGTCAGTGGCACATCATCTTGGGCGGAAGGGAATCGGCGGGAGTGACAGCCATTCAGCCAATTCGCTCGGAGCTGCGGTCACCGTCCTCGAACGTCGCGTTACTACTGTACGCGATTTAATCGATGAGCTGAAAGCCGGACGGTATTATCCAGGACACAAATTGCATATTGGACAGTTTCAGGCATTTACGCATAATAATGAGGACAGGAGATAA